From one Callithrix jacchus isolate 240 chromosome 2, calJac240_pri, whole genome shotgun sequence genomic stretch:
- the MMD2 gene encoding monocyte to macrophage differentiation factor 2 isoform X3 translates to MLCMGNNNHFWIIPSILGSSNLYFLSDDDWETISAWIYGLGLCGLFVVSTVFHTISWKKSHLRMVEHCLHMFDRMVIYFFIAASYAPWLNLRELGPWASHMRWLVWIMASVGTIYVFFFHERYKLVELLCYVVMGFFPALVILSMPNTEGIWELMTGGVFYCLGMVFFKSDGRIPFAHAIWHLFVAFGAGTHYYAIWRYLYLPSTLQTKVSK, encoded by the exons ATGTTGTGTATGGGAAATAACAATCAT TTCTGGATCATCCCCAGCATCCTGGGCAGCTCCAACCTCTACTTCTTGTCGGATGACGACTGGGAGACCATCTCTGCCTGGATCTACGGCCTCGGCCTCTGCGGCCTCTTCGTGGTGTCCACCGTGTTCCACACCATCTCCTGGAAGAAGAGCCACCTCAG GATGGTGGAACACTGTCTGCACATGTTCGACCGGATGGTCatctatttcttcatagcagcctCCTACGCGCCCTG gctaAACCTCCGGGAGCTGGGCCCCTGGGCCTCCCACATGCGCTGGCTGGTCTGGATTATGGCTTCCGTGGGCACCATCTATGTCTTTTTCTTCCACGAGAG GTACAAACTTGTGGAGCTTCTCTGCTATGTTGTGATGGGTTTCTTCCCTGCCCTGGTCATCCTCTCCATG CCCAACACCGAGGGCATCTGGGAACTGATGACCGGAGGGGTCTTCTACTGCCTGGGCATGGTCTTCTTCAAGAGTGACGGGAGGATCCCCTTTGCCCACGCCATCTGGCATCTCTTTGTGGCATTTGGTGCTGGTACCCACTACTATGCCATCTGGAGGTACCTCTATCTGCCCAGCACCCTGCAGACCAAGGTGTCCAAATGA
- the MMD2 gene encoding monocyte to macrophage differentiation factor 2 isoform X1, which yields MFAPRLLDFQKTKYARFMNHRVPAHKRYQPTEYEHAANCATHAFWIIPSILGSSNLYFLSDDDWETISAWIYGLGLCGLFVVSTVFHTISWKKSHLRMVEHCLHMFDRMVIYFFIAASYAPWLNLRELGPWASHMRWLVWIMASVGTIYVFFFHERYKLVELLCYVVMGFFPALVILSMPNTEGIWELMTGGVFYCLGMVFFKSDGRIPFAHAIWHLFVAFGAGTHYYAIWRYLYLPSTLQTKVSK from the exons gTTCATGAACCACCGAGTCCCTGCCCACAAGAGGTACCAGCCCACAGAGTATGAACACGCGGCCAACTGTGCCACCCATGCT TTCTGGATCATCCCCAGCATCCTGGGCAGCTCCAACCTCTACTTCTTGTCGGATGACGACTGGGAGACCATCTCTGCCTGGATCTACGGCCTCGGCCTCTGCGGCCTCTTCGTGGTGTCCACCGTGTTCCACACCATCTCCTGGAAGAAGAGCCACCTCAG GATGGTGGAACACTGTCTGCACATGTTCGACCGGATGGTCatctatttcttcatagcagcctCCTACGCGCCCTG gctaAACCTCCGGGAGCTGGGCCCCTGGGCCTCCCACATGCGCTGGCTGGTCTGGATTATGGCTTCCGTGGGCACCATCTATGTCTTTTTCTTCCACGAGAG GTACAAACTTGTGGAGCTTCTCTGCTATGTTGTGATGGGTTTCTTCCCTGCCCTGGTCATCCTCTCCATG CCCAACACCGAGGGCATCTGGGAACTGATGACCGGAGGGGTCTTCTACTGCCTGGGCATGGTCTTCTTCAAGAGTGACGGGAGGATCCCCTTTGCCCACGCCATCTGGCATCTCTTTGTGGCATTTGGTGCTGGTACCCACTACTATGCCATCTGGAGGTACCTCTATCTGCCCAGCACCCTGCAGACCAAGGTGTCCAAATGA
- the MMD2 gene encoding monocyte to macrophage differentiation factor 2 isoform X4, producing MFAPRLLDFQKTKYARFMNHRVPAHKRYQPTEYEHAANCATHAFWIIPSILGSSNLYFLSDDDWETISAWIYGLGLCGLFVVSTVFHTISWKKSHLRMVEHCLHMFDRMVIYFFIAASYAPWLNLRELGPWASHMRWLVWIMASVGTIYVFFFHERYKLVELLCYVVMGFFPALVILSMRWGLTVWTRLVLISWAQAHLGLPKC from the exons gTTCATGAACCACCGAGTCCCTGCCCACAAGAGGTACCAGCCCACAGAGTATGAACACGCGGCCAACTGTGCCACCCATGCT TTCTGGATCATCCCCAGCATCCTGGGCAGCTCCAACCTCTACTTCTTGTCGGATGACGACTGGGAGACCATCTCTGCCTGGATCTACGGCCTCGGCCTCTGCGGCCTCTTCGTGGTGTCCACCGTGTTCCACACCATCTCCTGGAAGAAGAGCCACCTCAG GATGGTGGAACACTGTCTGCACATGTTCGACCGGATGGTCatctatttcttcatagcagcctCCTACGCGCCCTG gctaAACCTCCGGGAGCTGGGCCCCTGGGCCTCCCACATGCGCTGGCTGGTCTGGATTATGGCTTCCGTGGGCACCATCTATGTCTTTTTCTTCCACGAGAG GTACAAACTTGTGGAGCTTCTCTGCTATGTTGTGATGGGTTTCTTCCCTGCCCTGGTCATCCTCTCCATG agatggggtctcactgtgtggaccaggctggtcttgatctcctgggctcaagcccaccttggcctccccaagtgctag
- the MMD2 gene encoding monocyte to macrophage differentiation factor 2 isoform X2, with protein MFMNHRVPAHKRYQPTEYEHAANCATHAFWIIPSILGSSNLYFLSDDDWETISAWIYGLGLCGLFVVSTVFHTISWKKSHLRMVEHCLHMFDRMVIYFFIAASYAPWLNLRELGPWASHMRWLVWIMASVGTIYVFFFHERYKLVELLCYVVMGFFPALVILSMPNTEGIWELMTGGVFYCLGMVFFKSDGRIPFAHAIWHLFVAFGAGTHYYAIWRYLYLPSTLQTKVSK; from the exons gTTCATGAACCACCGAGTCCCTGCCCACAAGAGGTACCAGCCCACAGAGTATGAACACGCGGCCAACTGTGCCACCCATGCT TTCTGGATCATCCCCAGCATCCTGGGCAGCTCCAACCTCTACTTCTTGTCGGATGACGACTGGGAGACCATCTCTGCCTGGATCTACGGCCTCGGCCTCTGCGGCCTCTTCGTGGTGTCCACCGTGTTCCACACCATCTCCTGGAAGAAGAGCCACCTCAG GATGGTGGAACACTGTCTGCACATGTTCGACCGGATGGTCatctatttcttcatagcagcctCCTACGCGCCCTG gctaAACCTCCGGGAGCTGGGCCCCTGGGCCTCCCACATGCGCTGGCTGGTCTGGATTATGGCTTCCGTGGGCACCATCTATGTCTTTTTCTTCCACGAGAG GTACAAACTTGTGGAGCTTCTCTGCTATGTTGTGATGGGTTTCTTCCCTGCCCTGGTCATCCTCTCCATG CCCAACACCGAGGGCATCTGGGAACTGATGACCGGAGGGGTCTTCTACTGCCTGGGCATGGTCTTCTTCAAGAGTGACGGGAGGATCCCCTTTGCCCACGCCATCTGGCATCTCTTTGTGGCATTTGGTGCTGGTACCCACTACTATGCCATCTGGAGGTACCTCTATCTGCCCAGCACCCTGCAGACCAAGGTGTCCAAATGA